The stretch of DNA ATTGCACACAGAGCGCGGTAATGTGAATATTCGCACATTGGATACCCCACCAAGTCTCTGGTTGTGCCTCATCAAAGGTCGCAATGATTGGAACGTCGTTTGTCAAGGTGTCCAACTCCTCCAATGTCTGTTCAATCCATCGTAATGAGCTTTCAGTGTCGGTACTTTGATCTTTTTTGCACAGGAACATGCGATGCCTTTGCAGACACTGGCCTAACAACCGGAAAATTTGTGTGACAATCACAAATCCAGTCATGTACGATCTCTTCCCAAACGGCTGAGGAAAATGACTTTCCTCCGAGATGTACTCATCATCGACTGCcaatggaagaggtggaacACCCTCCATCTCAAGTAACATGATCGGGGCTCCATTCAAAGCGAGCGTCCTAATGATGGTCACGTCAAAAATACGCCAAGTAAGTCGCATTTCCAGTCACCTACTTTTCGATTGCTACAACTTCCCAATACATTCGATGACAAATCTCTCTTTCGATGAGGTTCATGCCTTCCTTCGGTTCGGTTTGATTGACCCGCAACGTGTAAACCAACCTCCGTGCCTCGGCAGCCAGCATGTCAGTTGAGCTGAGATTCTGGGTAGCTTGAGTCGATATGAGGTCTCTGATCGTGAAGAGTCAGCCTTGGGTGTAGTCGGATGACTGTATTCGTTCGATAAACGCACAGAATGACAGATCCAAGCATCGAAAGACTAGGTTGATGACTGTTGCGTAATTGGCATGCACGGCTGAACCTATGTGCCCGGAAGAGGATTCTCTTTAGGCGTTCCCGAGAATGCTGCTCCCCCATTAGACTGATTGGGCTCTGACAAATACTTTGACACGCTCAGTTATTGTTATGCCATGCTGCGCCTTCCGACCGACTCACACATAGGCCACTAGAGGTCGTCAGACTCATTCGCAAAGAACAGCCATATACTCACCGATACTAGCAAGAAATCCTCGAAAGGTCTCGTCCCTTTGGTCTCTCCGATGAAGCACATCGCTGGCGAACGAGGGCTTGTGGACGATGGGCACTAGTACATGTTGATGGCGCATGTACaatgagaggaagaagcagatgTCAGACCATGGCGCTATCACATCGATTGGCATGAAGCTCTCAGGCTCATTTGTAGCCTTCAGCGATGCCAATATCGCAGCTTCGCTCGGGCTGTTGCCAGGAAATTGAGGTTGATCATCCTCTGCCAAGGCTTGTGCTGTGGAAGGAGTATCAAAGAATGTCGTTCCCGAGGTCGAGTTGCCGCTGGGCCGTATTTCATCAGGTAAGCGAAATGCATGTGACGTCCAACCTGCCATATTGAGAGGCAACGTAGCATTTGTAAAATGATCGGGCGGAAATGGAAATTTTGGTGTGCATTGCTGCAGGGCATTGTACAGGTCATTGGTCCTGTTATTGTTTACGCCATCGATAGCCCTTTGCAACGCAAGACGGTTGACGTTCTCCTGATCGTCGATAGGCAGAGCCACACTACCTGAGCCTTGGGTAGGTATCGAATCAACTGAATACCATGGTCAGTGTCGGGTCTATATCCTCCGAGTCCTTTATTCGGTGACTGGACCTACGGTCTGCTCCTGAGCAATCATTGGAGACAACCGCTCCACTGGATAGGATCTCATCTATATTGGTCATAGTCCGTATGGGATTCAGGGGGGTAGTAGGTACAGGTTGAACTGGAGAAGCGGAACGGCTAGACCGAGACAGGCGTTTGTAGACACTGTCACATCGGCAGGACTATCAGCAAGTGTAATTACACACTCCATCAACAGAGGAGAGCCTACCCCGATGGCCGTCCTGGCTTTTTAGGTGAATACGTAAACGTGCAACGCTCTTTCCGGCGGTAACATCTCTGGCAGGTCGGCTCAAGATTAAGATGGCGAGCACCGTCCACATTGACACCTTCAAGCTCTTTACACTTTACCTATCCCCCCGAAGGATGTGATCAGCGCGTTCAACAATCGGGAGAATGATCGTAATGACCCACTTTTTGACGTCGGCACCAGTCGCAAACTTGGTTGGACGGGCGTTTTTCTGCATCGGCGGGCATCCGGAATAGCGCTGAAATGAAGCAAAGACCAATATGATAAAGTACCCGAACGAAAGTGAAGGATTGCGACCCAATGTCCTCTTCAGGACGtgggaaaaaagaaacaaggTTACAGTGGAGGAGATAGGGGAGTGGCGATGGTATCATATGGTCAATACCCTCCTGCTGCTTCGTTGTTTGTGCAATGGTGGGGCCGGCCGTCGCTCTTTCTTGCTGGCGACTCACATGTCGTGCATTACACGCATATTATTAACTTTCTAATTAAACTACTATTAATTGGGAAATGAATCGGTAACTTACTTTATTATTCCTGCATATCTCGCGTTCGGATCATCGGAACGAGACTTGTACTAGGCGTTGAGATACCGATACACCACTTCACCAAAAGGAGTTAATTAAGGTAAGCGGGCCGTTTTGGGTCCGGTGCCTCTTCGGGCCGGAGCTACCATGGAGGGGCCGGCTGGTTGTTTTCGGGCATGGGGGATAGCAGAGACACTCATCTCTATAAAACCCCCAGCTGCAATATGCACCAGTAGCTTTCCCTCGGTACATATCCCTATTACGAGTATACACTACTGAAATCAATAATGTCATCGCTCAACGGTCATTCCAACGGCAGCAAAGGTGCCACCCACAAGAGAGTGCTCAAACCAGGCGTCTGGGCCCCCATCCCCACTTTTTTGGATGACAAGGAGGAGCTTGGTGAGTGGTAATACCTAAACTTTACAAAATTTCCGAAACTTACTCGATAACTGGAAATGGTTTAGATATCTCCACCTTCAGAAAACATGTTGTTGATCTTGCTAAAATCGGCATGCAGCCTGTCATTTGCGGGTCGATGGGTGAAGCTTTCCAACTCACAGACGATGAACGAGTAACTCTCTTCAAGGAGACCCGGGCTGCTCTGGATGAGGCTGGGTTGCTCGACACTGTGGTGATCGCCGGAACGTAAGTTCAATATTAAACGCAATCGACCAGGATGAGCTAATCATCAAGTAGAGGAGCTAATTCCACTCGAGCGACCATCAATCTCTGTCATTTGGCTGCCTCTTCTGGTGCCGATGTTGCCATCGTTATCCCGCCCGGTTACTTCGCAGGAGCCATGACTCCCCTTGCCCTCAagaccttcttccttgaagTCCAAGCCTCTTCCCCCATTCCCGTTATGGTGTACAACTATCCAGGTGCTGCTGGTGGCATCGATCTCTCTTCCGACCTCATCGAAGAGATCGCCAAGAAAGGCTCCAACATTTGCGGCGTCAAGCTCACTTGCGGAGCCGTAGGAAAGCTGACAAGGATATCTGCTGCTACTGCCACTCCGGCCTTTGCAGACTATCCCAGGAAAAGTGACGTCGCACCAGAGTTCCTCACTCTTGGTGGGTTTGCAGACTTCCTCGCGCCCGCCGTGCTTGGTGGTAGAGGCCATGGCGCTATCATGGGTCTGGGCAACATCTATCCTCGTTCGCTTGCCAGATTGTTTGAGCTCTCTTACAAGATTGCCACAGACGCCCAGCCTTCTGCCCAAGATCTGAAGAAGGCTCTCGAGTTGCAAGATCTGGTTTCCGGTGCCGATGCATCCTTTGCAAGGGCAGGGATTGCTGGAACCAAATGGTACCTCAAGACTCACAGTGGTTATCCCTCTGCAAGGTTGAGGCACCCCTTGTTGGAGTTTACGGATGAGCAAGGACGGGcattggagaaggaagaggcagtTGTCAAGTTGATGGAAGTCGAGAAGAGCTTGGCCAATAGCCAATGAAAGTTACACTAGAGATAGCATTTATGTAACAGGTCCGATGTCGAACACCCATGTACTATTTTCCCCATCCTTACTAGAGATCAATCCAGCAATGATATTCTATGAGGAACTAGATACGTATACAGTTGAACATAATGTATCTACAGCAAAGCCTTATATTCCGTCTTTGAACAATGTGTCATTTGACTTCTTCTACGTCCTTCACAAAAGTCATGTAGGATCCCGTGTCTCCCTTTTCGCGTTAAAGTAATCCTGATAATCATCCGATGGCAACTGTAAATGTACAAACCCCCATTAACACCGTTTTTGAGTCACCCGCAATTCATAGTAGCCCTCTGGCGCCCTAGATAACCACGCACTAACgaaattgaagaggaagtcaAGTACAGACAGATGCAAACGGGAGCACTCTTGGTGTtttttgaaaaaaaaaagatgaaagcGAAAAAAGACTTTGAATTTGCTATTTTATTTTGAAAACTAGGAAGGTGGTATTGGCACAAGGtaagagaagggaggaagcAGATCAATTATATTCTACGTTGATATGGTTAGAAACGTCTGTTTCGTACACAGCTAGCGACTCACGATAGACTTAGTAGCCGCCGTTGTAGCCACCCTGTTGTTGGCCTGTAGAATATTCAAAGTCAGCAATGTACTACCAAGTAGGCCGGGAATCCGAAGCACCGTAACCACCGGCAGCACCTCCGTAGCCTTGTTGGGCATCGAAGCCCTGGTTACCACCGTAGCCTGTATAGCCGAGAGATAAATATGGATATGGTCGTAGCCAGCCGAGCAAGGGAGATCACAGAtagaaaaaagatgaaacCACGACAATAGCGACATGAAAGCCGAGAGTCAGAATACACATCAATCGTACGTCGTACGGTAGACAAGTGTAGAGGGTGATAAGGAGAATTGAAGGCCGAAAACAGAGATACAAATAGCAAGCAGGGAAAAACAGCATCAGGACAAGTTCACGACAGGAAATCGAAAAGGTAAATGGAAAGAGCAGTGTCTGATGCTCCATTAAAGAGTCGAGAAGGAATTATAGCTTACCGCCCTGCTCGTAGCCACCCTGCTGGCCGCCGTCTAAAGAACATGATTAGCCTCTGTAATCCCTGCGCCGAACGCTGTCTCTACTCACAGCCACCACCGTAACCGCCCTGGGCACCGCCACCGTAGCCTGAGCCACCGTAACCACCGCCGTCTGCGGAACCCAGCAATTAAGAAAGGgagcttggagaagatagAAGTCACGTACAGCCCTGGTTGAAACCGCCACCCTGCTGGTAGCCgccttgttgttgttggtaACCACCGCCGTCTACATACTTTTAGCTAGGAATGGATGAGAGCATGATGCAAACATACAGCCGGAGTTGTAACCGCCACCGTAACCACCGCCCCCAGAGCCACGAGAGTTGGCCATGTTGACCTGATAACATCAAAGTAAATTTCGCAACCAGAGAAATAACCATGCGTGTCACTTACTCGGACACGACGGCCGTCGAGCTCCTGCTCGTTCATAGCGGCAATGGCAGCCTCAGCCTCCTGAGGGGAACCGTAGGTCTACACAGCAAGTTGCTATCAGACAGGACCTTCTCACGCATGAAAACAATTACACACAACAAAACCGAAACCTCGGGATCGGCCAGTCTCACGGTCCTTCATAACGATGCACTGCAAGTCGGTGGCGACATGTTTAGACAAACGTTCAACGGGAAGATAGAGACTCAACGAACGTCGGTGACGGTACCGTAGGCGGAGAAGACCTATAGCCATGATGGTGCATTTGGCAACAACGCAAACGGTTTGAGACACAATAACATTGACCAGGCGAATATGACGTAAGCGAAACAAGTGAAGCGCCAAGAGCCACGAGTCAAGAGCCACGAGACCATAGGAAATGAGAGCGCAGGACCAAGACGCAATATCGAGAAGGGACATTGGAGAGAAACTACATGAGCAAGAAACGCTAGCTGACGGAGAGACAAGCAAACCTGGAGAAGGGTGTCATCGGTGGAGTTCCACGAGAGATTGCCTATCAGAATCACAGTCAGGTAACCGGAACCAAATCCATATTTATGTTTATGCATCGTTCGAGGACAACATTGGCActttctgctgctgctgattGCTATACCGCCCCTCGCCTGCCGTTTTCAAATATGACAGAAGAGAGGTGGATGAATCCCCGAACGATGCACGTGGTGGCGTTGCCGAAAATAGAAAGTGAGGGTTAAGTGTTGACCGATAGTCGTACGCACCGACGTAAACCTTGGAAGCAGACATGTTTGATATTATTTGGattgatggatggagagtAAGATAAAGATAGAAgtaagaagatggaaagaaggaagaagaaagggatgCGAATGAAGATGGCGCAAAACTGCTGTCATGGGGCTAAGCAAGCGTTCCCTTAACTGAGTGGCCATTTTAGCTCCTGCAGCTATCCCCGCATGTGGCACTTCTTTCCGTACGTCATCGTCCCATCTCCTTTCAAGGCAAATCATAATCAATAAATAATAACACAGCAGCATACAGAGCACCAGCAAGGACAACAATGCCAGACACAGGCAAGCAGAAGGCGAGCAACATATCGCGTGGAGCACTTTTAGATCTGAAGGCCATTACTGCAGAACATGTTGATAGATTTGCCAAGGAAGGCAGAGGTCCTGTGAAGGGACTTCCTCGCAAGCAACATATACAGAAGGTGGTTAAAGATCAGTTTACTAAACAGAAGCAGTACTAATGGAACGATTATCCCACAACAGAGCAGAGACCCATTTAATAAACCGTCCCCAGGACTAGTGAAGCGTCTGGCGGCAGAAGCGAGAAATGATGCCAAGCGTCGTCGgtttgatgatgaaggcgGACCTACTGAAGAGGAGCGAAGAGAGATTCTTAAAGCAAAGGCCAAGAAATACGAGCAGATTAAGAAAGGCGACTTTTCAGGGCTGAGtcagaaggagattgaagaggctgTCATTGATGTGAGTATGAATTCCCGTCAATTTAAGCGTCACTGAGGTTCCGGTAGTTTGAGAAGCTTGAAGAATTCTCAGACCATTCTTCGGATGAAGACGAATCTGCACATCCTGCTCGTTTAAGTTGGTCCGATGATGAGGCAAGTAATCTGCAGATTAGACGAAAGTAGTACGAAACACTAATATCATAtcaggatgaagaagacgacgatCTGGCCCAAGTTGAATACGTTGATGAGCTaggaagaacaagaacTGGTACACGCAAGGAAGCAAAGGAGGCAGAACGGATAAGAGGGAGAAATGAACCTGTAAAGCTGATACCAAGCGGTGCCGAAAACTCTGCATATGCCGAAGTACAGTGAGTATCCTTCAGATGTGTTTCGCATCTTCAATACTAACTGCAGTGTAGACAGTCCAAAGTGATTCGTAAGACTGGGCTCGTCCATGAGTGATCTGAGGACTAACAGAGATGCGTAGATGGCGAACAACACGTTTTCCCTGTGTACGAACCGAATCCAGAGGTTATCAAAGCCAAATATCGGCAggccgaagaggaggcgCGAGCGCATCATTACGATTCAACCAAGGAAGGTACATTGTCATCAATCATTATCTCGCGCATTCATGTGTCTGATTTTTCATATAGTGCGAGTGAAGGGTGCAGGTCAATATCAATTCTCCTTGGATGAGCAGCGCCGTGCAGAACAACAGGCCGCGCTGAAATCCCAACGGCATGAAACTGAGCTTGCGCGCGCCGAGGCTGATCGGCGAGGAGGTATAACGGCAGCGCAAGAAGcccggaagaggaagttggAGCAACGGAAGGCGATGATTGAGGCTAAACGAATCCAGCTGTTTGGTggtgagaaggaggtgCAAATATtaaaggaggaaaggagggcAAAGGAGGCAGATGAGTTCTTGAATACCTTGCAAAAGGAATGGGAAGGGCAGTGATTTGGGGAACAGATGAGTGGGCATGTACATCCGTCAACAATGTTGTATGCTATATGTATCAACAGTTCTATTATGTAGCAAAATTACCTTCGTAACTTGCGTAAAGGAAGCCTTTTTAGGGCCTAATGGTAGATTGCAAGTTGTCGATCAAAAGCCCATACACAGACAGACTACTAGTATCGCATGTTGGTCTTTCATCGCAGGCAGCCAACAAACGGATAACTGCACGTTCAGATACTGACATGGGCCGAAACTATTGTGTACAACACTTGGAAAGCGTGAAGCATGACAGCACAGTGAGTAAAGTAATACGTACCGCGAATGTCGATGCTCGGTTACATGCATTTATTTGCGTGGTGCAGTGCCATGCAGCAAGTTGCAACATCTGAAGCAATAGGTGTGGACTGAGATCCGGACACCGGCGACGCTGTCGGGGATAAGAACCGCACAGAGATAAAAGCCGAACGGAAGTAAATTCCCCGTGTGGGAATTATTGGTGTGGCACTATGCGGCACGACGGGACGTTGCCTGCTGATGGGAGAGCGTCTTCTTTTGACATTGGTTGAATCTTCCTCGTACTACTAACCTTACCCTTTACATATAGCAAAAGTGAGTACAGGTTCGGTATCACTCCCTTTTCAACCCCACTGATCCAGCCATCTGCAGATGCGTGTCGACAGGTGTGACTTCACCGGGTACAAGGTCTACCCTTCCAGGGGAAAGGTCTACGTCCGAGGGGACTCCAAGGTTGGTAACCATATCTCCGGATCATGTGTGGTCTGCTAAAAGCCTTGTAGACCTTCCGATTCCTCAGCGCCAAGGCTGagtctctcttccttcaacGAAAGAACCCCCGAAAGATCGCTTGGACTCAGGTTTACCGACGGTGTGTGGAGATAGcccagaggaggaaaacGGTTTGCTGATTTGGGCGGGATTGCTTTAGGATGCACAAGAAGGGTATCACCGAGGAGGTCGCCAAGAAGAGGTCTAGGAAGAACGTCAAGGTCCAGGTGGGTTTATTTTTCGGTTTCAACTAGGCGATCACAAGCAGGCGAAGGCAAGGAGGCATGACTCGGTGGGGAAATGGGCAAATCTGAAAGCTTTGATTTGACATGTTATGTTGAGGATTGATGGTGGAAGGACAACGGAGGAAATGAGATCTGTAAAATCGTTTGCTAATCTCGCCGTAGCGTGGTATCGTTGGTGCCGACCTTGCTTCCATCCTCGCTAAGCGAACTGCTAAGCCCGAGGTCCGCGCCGCTGCCCGTCAAGCCGCCATCACCAAGGCCAAGACTGAGAAGCGTGACAAGGAGGCCCGCAAGGCCGCCAACAAGCCCGCCCAGGCCAACGTCCCCAAGGTTTCTAAGCAGAGCATGAAGGGTGGCGCCGGCAAGGGTGGCCGTTAAAGAGCTATCTTAGCCTCGGGATGTATGGATGGCGTTTATGCACGAGTGGCACGACATGCTTTTAGGTTGGGAGGATATTCGGGGGACAGTTTCAAAGGACTCGTTAGGCCACACAAAACCGCCAATCAACATCACTGTACAGCTTTACTTTCGACACAAAATTGAGACTGCATTGCAGCTGGCGCTCATTAAGCTTACTGTCTCTTTATTCAAGTACTCGTGACCGAAAACCGGCGGACGTGCATATTGGGCCACGTGCATGTTGCTAACAGTATTTGATGAATACAGAAACACAATAAAATGTCTACAATCATGATTTTTAAGCGACTCTTCGCCTCTTGGTATCCCGGCCCATACCCTCTGCTCCTTTCGCAAAGGGCCGgctctttttctccttgctcgcaagcttcttcctcttcttctccacaaGTTTTTTGACAGCTGTCTTTCCCCCTTGTTTCTCGAGTGTCTCGAAACGCGCTTTGAGAAGCAAgtctttcttctcgccTGTTGATTGCCTGTCAGCTTAAGTATACAACTACATTTTGGGGACTCGCCCTTTTTCATGAACCAAGCGGCCTTCCCCTGAgtccttttctccctttcttccttcttcgccttggCCAAAACTTCCCTCTCCATAGCTTCTTTCTCTGTTCTCACCAGTTTTGTCCTAACTTGCCCCATCTGCACTTCAAGCCTTTCACGCTCAGCAGTTCTCATTGGCTTTTCGGCCCAGGGGCAattcttctctgccttcttGGCAGCAGCCACAGCTTCTTTCAATCCAGAAAACTCTTGACGGAGAAGGTCAGGCAAGAAAGAGTAGGATTTTGAATGAAGATCTGCATTAGCATGACCTGCAGAGACCGAAGAAAAACGTGGATCGCGGCGTTCCGGTTTGGGGACCTCGATGACTTGCCGCTTGCGAGACACCTGCTTTTTGGTACTCAATGCAGCCGGGCTAGATAACAGTCAGCAATGCCATGTGCGGTCAAAAATGAGATCTCTACGTACGCGTGTTTACTGCCTCTTTTCGTAGACGAAGTAGTTTCCGGCCCAGAGTCAGACTCCTCATCAGATTCTTGTGCCCTTGATCCAAACCTATGACTGTCGGTATCCGGAACAGCAACGGCTTTACCCTTGCTTCGCTGCATTTGAGCAAGCTTGGACTTCATCAGGGCAAgtttctcttctttgcttcggccatttgaagaagaagaagaagatttgcGTGAGAGGGACTTCTGCGCTTTCGCAAGGGTTGAAAGTGGCAATGAGTTGAGGTCTGCGAACATCGGTTAGCCAAGTACTAAATATGCCGATTGGAGATCTTCAATACTTGCTATTTTGGAGATTTCTCTGTAAAAGGGAAACGGTCAGTGACAGCTTACCAGGGAAGTATACTGAGCAGGCTTACCAATTCAgcatcctcgtcatcatcgcttCCACTTTCGGAGACAGTGTCCTCATTGCCGTCCCAGTTATCGGGTTCCCATTTTgcatttccttcttcctcactctCTTCATATCCATAGccctctccatcatcctccttgccttcatcatcgtcatcatcatcagaaTACTCTTCTGCCAGACCTGGCTGGAATCCCTCTGCAAATTCGTCGACTTCCGAGTCCGACTCCAAAAACTCATCGTCCGGGGAAGGTTCCTTAACTGCCTTGTTCGCCTGTTTGAGGCGAGTTGCCCCGGTAGCcttcgatgatgatgctgtAACCATTCTGAATGCGTCTTGCCTGGTGCTGATCTTAATAGAATGGCTTCCCTTTCAAATTTGAAGTCAACAATAAGTCGAAAGTGAATGCAATTATTTTGAAGGCAGCCTGGAGATTAGATATCGCGCTTGATTGCAATTTTTTTTAATTGCTAATAATTGGACTACTAGTATTTAGAAAATAATTGTAATCGCAAAAGCAGATCAACAACCGCGTGCTGGACTTGCCTTTCGTCAAcaacctctccatcctttcacCATCCACTTGCTTTTTTCATGTCTGGTCCCCAAGCAGGTCCATCGCAGCCCAGCTCGGCGGCTCCACAACAGCAGTCCCAGCAGCCTCAGGCACCACAGGCCCAGCAAGACCTTAAACGCCGCGCAGAAGTTGACGCCGATGCCGCTCGTAGATTGTATGTCCACAGGagcccatccttctctcagCACTGACGCAAACAAACCACAGAAAGCACCCTCGTCCACCATTACCCCCTCCGCACGTGCTCTCCGCTCTCGTGTCCAATTCTCCAGCGTTCAATGAGTTGATGAAGATCGAGCAAAAGCTTGACTGGAcattgatgaggaagaaagcaGAGGTCAACGATGCCCTTGGGCGACCTACCCGTGTACGTTGACATTTTATCACACTGGCCTTG from Cryptococcus neoformans var. neoformans B-3501A chromosome 7, whole genome shotgun sequence encodes:
- a CDS encoding 60S ribosomal protein L24 (Match to ESTs gb|CF186661.1|CF186661, gb|CF186386.1|CF186386, gb|CF186300.1|CF186300; HMMPfam hit to Ribosomal_L24e, Ribosomal protein L24e, score: 140.9, E(): 2.9e-39), producing MRVDRCDFTGYKVYPSRGKVYVRGDSKTFRFLSAKAESLFLQRKNPRKIAWTQVYRRMHKKGITEEVAKKRSRKNVKVQRGIVGADLASILAKRTAKPEVRAAARQAAITKAKTEKRDKEARKAANKPAQANVPKVSKQSMKGGAGKGGR
- a CDS encoding hypothetical protein (HMMPfam hit to DUF947, Domain of unknown function (DUF947), score: 72.3, E(): 1.3e-18); this translates as MVTASSSKATGATRLKQANKAVKEPSPDDEFLESDSEVDEFAEGFQPGLAEEYSDDDDDDEGKEDDGEGYGYEESEEEGNAKWEPDNWDGNEDTVSESGSDDDEDAELRNLQNNLNSLPLSTLAKAQKSLSRKSSSSSSNGRSKEEKLALMKSKLAQMQRSKGKAVAVPDTDSHRFGSRAQESDEESDSGPETTSSTKRGSKHAPAALSTKKQVSRKRQVIEVPKPERRDPRFSSVSAGHANADLHSKSYSFLPDLLRQEFSGLKEAVAAAKKAEKNCPWAEKPMRTAERERLEVQMGQVRTKLVRTEKEAMEREVLAKAKKEEREKRTQGKAAWFMKKGESPKCEKKDLLLKARFETLEKQGGKTAVKKLVEKKRKKLASKEKKSRPFAKGAEGMGRDTKRRRVA
- a CDS encoding hypothetical protein (Match to ESTs gb|CF186931.1|CF186931, gb|CF189525.1|CF189525, gb|CF193965.1|CF193965; HMMPfam hit to RRM_1, RNA recognition motif. (a.k.a. RRM, RBD, or RNP domain), score: 111.0, E(): 2.8e-30), with translation MSASKVYVGNLSWNSTDDTLLQVFSAYGTVTDCIVMKDRETGRSRGFGFVTYGSPQEAEAAIAAMNEQELDGRRVRVNMANSRGSGGGGYGGGYNSGYGGGYQQQQGGYQQGGGFNQGYGGGYGGSGYGGGAQGGYGGGYGGQQGGYEQGGQQQGGYNGGY
- a CDS encoding hypothetical protein (HMMPfam hit to DHDPS, Dihydrodipicolinate synthetase family, score: 2.0, E(): 3.4e-11), with the translated sequence MSSLNGHSNGSKGATHKRVLKPGVWAPIPTFLDDKEELDISTFRKHVVDLAKIGMQPVICGSMGEAFQLTDDERVTLFKETRAALDEAGLLDTVVIAGTGANSTRATINLCHLAASSGADVAIVIPPGYFAGAMTPLALKTFFLEVQASSPIPVMVYNYPGAAGGIDLSSDLIEEIAKKGSNICGVKLTCGAVGKLTRISAATATPAFADYPRKSDVAPEFLTLGGFADFLAPAVLGGRGHGAIMGLGNIYPRSLARLFELSYKIATDAQPSAQDLKKALELQDLVSGADASFARAGIAGTKWYLKTHSGYPSARLRHPLLEFTDEQGRALEKEEAVVKLMEVEKSLANSQ